The Pseudomonadota bacterium genome has a window encoding:
- a CDS encoding AMIN domain-containing protein: protein MTLILQTKYWLVFPVALLLLFTFTTSEAETTPAIPHNSYKITNLQWEQTADEFLLRIQGETLPTYTIYELFDPMRIIIDIADAGISEDVSLPLDLPHGPVTQVNGQILGNKEPAIARIEVFLSKDQAYSVEKEDNDILIKFAKVLATEEIKQQQEAKELKSTEDPFLAVKNQQVSGIKLASTISSIDIEKSASETRVYIKADGPIIKFENVALEKTEGRPHRMYIDIGNVKPKGLTAFQEVGSTLARIRTAPRENGVRIVFDSALGRLFTYDTASMSDGLLVVIQESPDEIIAEAAKLPTSMVEPGKDIQEAATSSATPVKPLVEGLPAKKPTKTEDATAALLDDFSFSGYTQKRITVDFYKIDLHNVFRLIGDISGLNIVVAEGVGGSLTLALSDVPWDFALDIILNLKDLQKEERFNTIVISPKSKSFSWPKRATDNLAIKADDKVMDQIQKEEDSKTDSISVKNKFEQPKAVVEAKKLILLAQSRENAGDPEQALSLFEDAYSLWPDNGQLATRIASLCLVQLGLNAKAVHYAKAALQIDQNDKEAALQAAIGLASMKKTDKAREYFDLAINTPLPSSEALASYASFYEENREYDSALSLLARHEELYGDNLDTMISTARVNDKMGNDSQAVKEYKAILLSGFEMPPDLLKYIKGRISMATN, encoded by the coding sequence ATGACCCTGATTTTGCAAACAAAATACTGGTTAGTTTTCCCGGTTGCTTTGTTGCTTCTTTTTACTTTTACTACATCAGAAGCTGAAACAACACCGGCAATTCCACACAATTCCTATAAGATTACAAATCTTCAATGGGAACAAACCGCGGATGAATTCCTGCTCCGGATACAAGGTGAGACCCTCCCCACCTACACAATATATGAATTATTTGATCCGATGCGGATCATTATTGATATAGCTGATGCAGGAATCAGCGAGGATGTTTCGCTTCCACTTGATCTGCCCCACGGCCCGGTGACACAGGTTAACGGACAAATTCTGGGAAATAAAGAGCCTGCAATCGCCCGCATAGAAGTTTTTCTTTCCAAGGACCAAGCCTATTCCGTTGAAAAGGAAGACAATGATATTCTAATAAAATTTGCCAAGGTTCTTGCAACAGAAGAAATTAAACAGCAACAGGAAGCTAAGGAACTCAAGAGTACGGAAGATCCGTTTCTGGCTGTGAAAAACCAGCAGGTATCAGGAATCAAGCTTGCCTCCACAATATCCTCAATTGATATTGAAAAATCCGCTTCGGAAACCCGGGTATATATAAAAGCGGATGGCCCGATTATTAAATTTGAAAATGTCGCGCTTGAAAAAACTGAAGGCCGGCCTCATAGAATGTATATTGATATTGGTAACGTCAAACCTAAAGGCTTGACGGCGTTCCAAGAAGTCGGTTCCACTTTGGCTCGTATCAGAACCGCACCACGCGAAAATGGCGTGCGGATAGTCTTTGATTCAGCTCTTGGCCGTCTTTTTACTTATGATACCGCTTCCATGTCTGACGGTTTACTTGTCGTAATCCAGGAATCTCCGGATGAAATTATTGCTGAGGCGGCAAAATTGCCTACCTCTATGGTAGAACCCGGCAAGGACATACAAGAAGCAGCAACCAGCTCAGCGACACCGGTTAAACCGCTCGTTGAAGGCCTGCCTGCAAAAAAACCAACCAAAACGGAAGACGCGACCGCAGCCTTATTAGATGATTTCTCTTTTTCCGGTTACACGCAGAAAAGAATAACTGTTGATTTTTACAAAATTGATCTCCACAACGTCTTCCGCCTTATCGGAGATATCAGCGGCTTAAATATAGTCGTTGCAGAAGGCGTTGGCGGAAGCCTCACTTTGGCCCTAAGTGATGTTCCTTGGGATTTTGCCCTTGATATCATTTTGAACTTGAAAGACCTTCAAAAAGAGGAGCGCTTCAACACCATTGTTATTTCACCGAAAAGCAAATCTTTTTCTTGGCCCAAAAGAGCAACGGACAACTTGGCCATCAAGGCCGACGATAAAGTCATGGACCAAATCCAGAAAGAAGAAGATAGCAAAACTGACTCGATCAGCGTAAAAAATAAATTTGAACAACCCAAGGCTGTTGTAGAGGCTAAAAAACTCATTCTCCTTGCGCAAAGCAGGGAAAATGCTGGGGATCCGGAACAGGCCCTGTCGCTTTTTGAAGATGCCTATTCCTTATGGCCTGACAACGGGCAACTTGCCACGAGAATTGCATCACTTTGTCTGGTGCAGTTAGGGTTGAACGCAAAGGCTGTCCATTATGCCAAGGCGGCTCTTCAAATCGACCAAAATGACAAGGAAGCAGCGCTTCAGGCAGCAATTGGCCTGGCAAGCATGAAAAAGACCGACAAGGCTAGGGAATATTTTGATCTGGCCATAAACACCCCGCTACCTTCAAGTGAAGCCTTGGCAAGCTATGCCTCTTTTTATGAAGAAAATAGAGAGTATGACTCTGCATTATCCCTACTCGCCCGTCATGAGGAACTCTATGGCGACAACCTTGACACAATGATCAGCACAGCCAGAGTGAATGATAAAATGGGTAATGATAGTCAAGCTGTTAAGGAATACAAAGCGATACTTCTTTCCGGATTTGAAATGCCTCCTGATTTATTAAAATATATTAAAGGCCGAATCTCCATGGCCACTAATTAA